Within the Pseudonocardia alni genome, the region GGTGAACGCCACGACGGGGAGCCCGACCAGCAGTGGCAGCGCGAACATCGAGGTCAGCCAGGGGCCCCGGATCGGGCTGCGCCACCGCACCACGCGCCTCACGGCCCGGTCAGCTCCAGGAACACCCGGGCGCCGAGGTGCACGTCGGTCACCCGCAGACCGGCACGCCCGGCCGTCACGGCGAGGGGCACCGCGCCCTGCGCGGCCCACGGGATCGGCTCGCCCGCACCGCTGCCGCACAGCACCCGGGCGGTACCGCGCCACGCGTGTTCGGGGCGCGGGTCGGCCTCGACCAGCACCGTCCCGCCGTGGGCGAGCAGCCGAGCGGCGCGGGTGAGCAGGGCGACCGGGTCGCCGCCGATGCCGATGTTGCCGTCGGCGAGCAGCACGTGGGACCAGCTGCCCTCGCCGGGCAGCGGGCCGAACAGGTCGGCCTGGACCATCGCGACGCTGCGGCGGCGGCACAGCACCCGGGAGACGGCGGAGCCGTCGACGCCGAGGGCGGCGATCCCGCGTGCGGCGAGCGCGACGAGCAGGCGGCCGGGTCCGCAGCCGAGGTCGAGGGTGGGGCCCGTGCAGTGGCGCAGCAGCCAGTCGTCGCAGCCTCCGGCGGCGTCGGCCCAGCGGTCGACGTCCAGCGCGATCTCGGTGCCGTCGTCGCAGAGCAGGCGGGAGGGGGCGCCGGACAGCGGCATGTCGAAGCCCTCGGCGGTCACGGTCACACCGACACCTCCGGACATCGGAGCGTCAGCTCGGCGACGGCGCGGGCGAAGCGGCTCCCCGGGACCTGCGCGGCGACGGCGACGGCCTCCGCGGCCGTGTCGACGTCGGTCAGCGGCTCGGCGAGGGCCACCCGCAGACCGGCGGCCCGCAGCGCGTCCAGCGTCCGGTCGCCGGTCTCGGCGGTCGACATCGGCACGCCGTGCAGCGCGGTGGCGGCGAGCGGGTCGCGCAGGCCCAGCACCCACCAGCCGCCGTCGGTCGCGGGGCCGAGGACGGCGTCCACCCCCGGTTCGGCGAGTCGCTCCGCACAGTGGGACAGCAGCTCGGCCGTGGCCTGCGGGGTGTCCATCCCGACCTGCAGGGTCGGGCGGCCCGGGTGCAGCGCGGCGGCGTCGGCGTGCGCGGCGGCGATCCGCGCGGCCAGCCCCTCCCCGCGCTGCGTGACGACGGCGAGCCCGTCCAGCGCGGCGGCCAGATCGGCCGCGCCGACGGCGGCGGCCCGGTCCCCGGTCAGCGCGACGACGGTGTCCCCGGCCACCCCGGCGGCGGCGTCGAGGGTGTCGAGCAGCGCCGCCGAGGCGATCGCCGCGGCGAGCTCGGGCGTCGCGGGCGGGCACAGCCTCGTCTTGACCCGGCCCGGCTCGGGTGCCTTCGCGAGGACGACGGTGGTGACGGGGCCGGTCATCGCAGCAGCCGGATCATGTCGCGCCCGGCCCGGACGGTGCCCTTGACCGAGCCGGAGACCTTGGACCGCCCGCCGGCACGCCGGGAGTAGGTGACCGGGATCTCGTCGAACCGCCAGCCCGCCCGGCCCGCCCGCAGCAGCAGCTCCAGCGGGTAGCCGAACGCCCGGTCCTCGATCCGCAGGTCCAGCAGCGCCTGCCGGCGTGCGACCCGGATCGGGGCGATGTCGTGCACCGGGACCCCTCGGGTCCGCAGCATCCCGGCGATCACCGCGTTCGCCGCGCGGGCGTGCCAGGGCCACACACCGACCGTGTCGGGGACCCGCCGTCCGACGGCGATGTCGGCGCGGCCGGACGCGACGGTCTCGGCCATGCCGGGCAGCACGTCGGCGTCGAGGGAGCCGTCGCCGTCGAGGAAGGCCACGAGCTCACCGCTGGCCGCCTCCAGCCCGGCGTGCACGGCCGCGCCGTAGCCGCGACGCGGTTCGACGACCACCCGCGCCCCGTGCCCGCGCGCGACGGCCGCGGTGTCGTCGGTCGACCCGTTGTCGACGACGATCACCGGCCAGTCGTCGGGCATCCGCTTCAGGACATACGGCAGCGCCTCCGCCTCGTCGAGGCACGGCAGGACGATCTCCGGGTGCACGTCGCGATCTTCACCTCTCCGCCGGTCCACCGCCCGCCGAATGCGGGAGGGTCCCGCAGGAGGTTCGAACGGCGCCCCTCAGCGGTTCGTGGTGATCGGTGAACGGAGCGGGTCGGTCGCGAACGCCGTCACCCCGTCGGTGAAGGTGGTCCGGGCGCGGAAGCCC harbors:
- a CDS encoding methyltransferase domain-containing protein translates to MTVTAEGFDMPLSGAPSRLLCDDGTEIALDVDRWADAAGGCDDWLLRHCTGPTLDLGCGPGRLLVALAARGIAALGVDGSAVSRVLCRRRSVAMVQADLFGPLPGEGSWSHVLLADGNIGIGGDPVALLTRAARLLAHGGTVLVEADPRPEHAWRGTARVLCGSGAGEPIPWAAQGAVPLAVTAGRAGLRVTDVHLGARVFLELTGP
- a CDS encoding TIGR04282 family arsenosugar biosynthesis glycosyltransferase, with amino-acid sequence MTGPVTTVVLAKAPEPGRVKTRLCPPATPELAAAIASAALLDTLDAAAGVAGDTVVALTGDRAAAVGAADLAAALDGLAVVTQRGEGLAARIAAAHADAAALHPGRPTLQVGMDTPQATAELLSHCAERLAEPGVDAVLGPATDGGWWVLGLRDPLAATALHGVPMSTAETGDRTLDALRAAGLRVALAEPLTDVDTAAEAVAVAAQVPGSRFARAVAELTLRCPEVSV
- a CDS encoding glycosyltransferase family 2 protein, which gives rise to MHPEIVLPCLDEAEALPYVLKRMPDDWPVIVVDNGSTDDTAAVARGHGARVVVEPRRGYGAAVHAGLEAASGELVAFLDGDGSLDADVLPGMAETVASGRADIAVGRRVPDTVGVWPWHARAANAVIAGMLRTRGVPVHDIAPIRVARRQALLDLRIEDRAFGYPLELLLRAGRAGWRFDEIPVTYSRRAGGRSKVSGSVKGTVRAGRDMIRLLR